In Pseudonocardia sp. EC080619-01, the following proteins share a genomic window:
- the mobF gene encoding MobF family relaxase, with amino-acid sequence MISGGTFTLGLVLRINTVGAGAVEYLLRGSGCTAHRGDDASLDRSIDADVEADGSEYFASAVSRGEPEGRWFGSGLEALGLPVDSGEVVRPDDVRAVFGQLRRPESTEEDPVYLGSKPRKYRSPEERAQRAIEREPGAPSEERVEEIRRAAESDTRRSVAYYDWTFSAPKSVSVYYTALLAAGASDEATGVRRAHDEAVETAVRFADARVAVTRTGRHCGPRSRAGMGTFEQGRGTTWTLWGHSTNREDEPQLHTHAALLNRTATADGRITAVDGASFRGIKQAVDAVYQQALEQLVTAATGVGWRDRADGHAREIAGIDQGLMDAASTRTGQVDARVDALVREFRARTGRAPSAAAMHRIARMAVLDTRGPKSADAGPQALQRWVRAHSRELQASLSDASEAAVAGRPATSGPGEQVDRDELLAAAIERVAGRYAVWDIGNLTLAIKAEVGDRWSGLGLGQATPAHRAAALDGLARDAGRRSDVVRVSMTEPVEVPDGLRRGGAVAATGDGGYVLRGAHRERYASAAHLGREETVVARVCAPLEVGLAAGQAAAVREELAGRGLSHDQVEAITTILSSRMAGDVLVGPAGAGKSRTVGALADVWEREVGGRVLGLATSQVAAENLRGDGIPAINTTVFEKRFTPDHDGRVRQNLRRGDLLVVDEAGMSSTADLHLITRLAAAAGAKVVLSGDHEQLSAVEAGGLFEYLTRHAPSVAELVVVHRFEEPWERAASLLVRSGDTAAVAEYLTRGRLRAGTLEQMQQQAGEAWLADTLAGKQSLLIVGTNEHAVELSKTLRRELVRLGRVDDRSLGRIQGDQLVSFGDRVQARRNDRRLRVEAALRADGRSGTVQPVTNREVYTIVAARADGTLLGRDRHGAIAHFPTDYAEEHLTLAYAVTVHASQSLTVDTGHYLADEGTSRASAYPGITRGRESNHVWMVSQRDADEHHQQALRETARSRFSEVVEYSGGELSALATREEGEHQARSLVTLAGDWIDLAQARRHHSDPPMLERALGATNAARVEREPGRGSLLTVLAEAELDGHDPEALLQEVARRRELGTAENVSDVLRWRIAHALPQRVPDDPSAAQRLTTWTVDGDDTAARQQNRLAPLITSRLRELGEQAAAEQAAWAVEHLGAGPDPEQEPQSYEDWVQRAGVAAGYREYAGLAAESLTLGPAPAADDVHARAWWTRAVVALGGESAMPRHHALSDAQLAEKIRTWERTRAVAPVYAADTLAAAHTRLHEAQVLAVLTGAQRDNTRASEVERELSGVSAEGAETMVRVAREQVAGWSAAHTRRADWYAEVREVADDARFAAEELRRRGRDWRVDPEPEQLPPHRDRGASTGPAPDDDEATGRDDGQQPSDQRESPPTTESSWVGANTAAADRRAALRRARQTSRVRTEQSRDIAGRDASRSTTQARAEEAARRDRHDRDRDAHRDQSEGLGQAD; translated from the coding sequence ATGATTTCTGGCGGAACGTTTACGCTCGGCCTCGTGCTGCGGATCAACACCGTCGGAGCCGGAGCGGTCGAGTATCTGCTTCGCGGTTCGGGGTGCACCGCTCACCGGGGTGACGACGCGAGCCTCGACCGATCAATCGACGCTGACGTGGAGGCGGACGGCTCCGAGTACTTCGCCTCGGCTGTGAGCCGCGGCGAACCGGAAGGTCGCTGGTTCGGATCAGGCCTGGAGGCTCTGGGCCTGCCCGTCGACTCCGGTGAGGTCGTCCGCCCCGACGACGTCCGTGCCGTGTTCGGGCAGCTGCGTCGTCCGGAGTCCACGGAGGAGGACCCGGTCTACCTGGGCAGCAAGCCACGCAAGTACCGGTCACCGGAGGAGCGCGCACAGCGGGCGATCGAACGCGAGCCCGGTGCACCGTCCGAGGAACGAGTCGAAGAGATCCGTCGCGCGGCCGAGTCCGACACCAGACGCAGTGTCGCCTACTACGACTGGACGTTCAGTGCGCCGAAATCCGTGAGCGTCTACTACACGGCGCTGCTCGCGGCCGGAGCCTCGGACGAGGCCACGGGCGTGCGCCGAGCACACGACGAAGCCGTCGAGACCGCAGTGCGCTTCGCCGACGCGCGCGTGGCGGTCACGCGGACCGGGCGGCATTGCGGGCCGCGGTCACGGGCGGGGATGGGCACCTTCGAGCAGGGCCGGGGAACGACCTGGACGCTGTGGGGGCACTCGACCAACCGGGAGGACGAGCCGCAGCTGCACACCCATGCGGCGTTGCTGAACCGGACCGCGACCGCCGACGGTCGGATCACGGCCGTGGACGGGGCCTCGTTCCGCGGGATCAAGCAGGCTGTCGACGCGGTGTACCAGCAGGCGTTGGAGCAGCTGGTCACCGCCGCGACGGGGGTGGGGTGGCGGGACCGCGCGGACGGGCACGCGCGCGAGATCGCCGGCATCGACCAGGGGTTGATGGACGCGGCATCGACCCGCACCGGGCAGGTCGACGCGCGCGTCGATGCGCTGGTCCGGGAGTTCCGGGCGCGTACGGGCAGGGCGCCGAGCGCGGCGGCGATGCACCGGATCGCACGGATGGCGGTGCTCGACACCCGGGGCCCGAAGTCCGCAGACGCTGGTCCGCAGGCCCTTCAGCGGTGGGTGCGCGCGCATTCGCGCGAGCTGCAGGCCTCACTGTCGGATGCGTCCGAGGCCGCGGTGGCGGGCAGACCGGCCACGAGCGGGCCAGGGGAGCAGGTCGACCGGGACGAGCTGCTGGCTGCGGCGATCGAGCGGGTCGCGGGACGGTACGCGGTTTGGGACATCGGGAACCTGACACTGGCGATCAAGGCCGAGGTGGGGGACCGGTGGTCCGGGTTGGGCCTGGGGCAGGCGACGCCGGCGCACCGCGCGGCAGCACTCGACGGGCTCGCTCGAGATGCGGGCCGCCGCTCCGATGTGGTGCGCGTGTCGATGACCGAACCGGTCGAGGTGCCTGACGGACTGCGCCGGGGCGGCGCTGTCGCTGCCACCGGCGACGGCGGGTATGTGCTGCGCGGTGCGCACCGTGAGCGCTACGCCTCGGCGGCGCACCTGGGGCGCGAGGAGACCGTCGTCGCCCGCGTCTGTGCTCCGCTGGAGGTGGGTCTGGCCGCCGGTCAGGCGGCGGCGGTTCGCGAGGAGCTGGCCGGGCGGGGGCTGAGCCACGACCAGGTCGAGGCGATCACGACGATCCTGTCGTCGCGCATGGCTGGGGATGTGTTGGTCGGACCGGCGGGCGCCGGGAAATCCCGCACCGTGGGTGCGCTGGCCGACGTCTGGGAGCGGGAGGTCGGCGGACGGGTGTTGGGGTTGGCGACCTCCCAGGTGGCCGCGGAGAACCTGCGCGGCGACGGCATCCCCGCGATCAACACCACGGTCTTCGAGAAGCGGTTCACCCCCGACCACGACGGGCGGGTCCGCCAGAATCTGCGTCGCGGGGACCTGCTGGTCGTCGACGAGGCGGGGATGTCGTCGACCGCGGACCTGCACCTGATCACGCGCCTGGCCGCCGCGGCGGGCGCGAAAGTCGTGCTCTCCGGGGACCACGAGCAGCTGTCCGCGGTCGAGGCCGGCGGACTGTTCGAGTACCTGACCCGCCACGCGCCGAGCGTGGCGGAGCTGGTGGTCGTGCACCGGTTCGAGGAGCCGTGGGAGCGGGCTGCGTCGCTGTTGGTGCGGTCCGGAGACACCGCGGCGGTGGCGGAGTACCTCACCCGCGGGCGGCTGCGCGCCGGGACCCTCGAACAGATGCAGCAGCAGGCCGGTGAGGCGTGGCTGGCCGACACCCTGGCCGGGAAGCAGTCGCTGCTGATCGTGGGCACCAACGAGCACGCGGTCGAGCTGTCAAAGACCTTGCGTCGCGAGCTCGTTCGTTTAGGCCGCGTGGACGACCGATCGCTGGGACGAATCCAGGGCGACCAGCTCGTGTCGTTCGGTGACCGGGTGCAGGCACGGCGCAACGACCGCCGGCTGCGGGTCGAGGCGGCGCTCCGGGCCGACGGCCGCTCTGGAACGGTCCAGCCGGTCACCAACCGCGAGGTCTACACGATCGTCGCGGCGCGCGCAGACGGGACGCTGCTGGGCCGCGACCGGCACGGCGCGATCGCGCACTTCCCGACCGACTACGCCGAGGAACACCTCACCCTCGCCTACGCGGTGACCGTGCACGCGTCACAGTCGTTGACTGTCGACACCGGCCACTACCTCGCCGACGAGGGCACCAGTCGGGCGTCCGCCTACCCCGGCATCACCCGAGGACGGGAGTCCAACCACGTCTGGATGGTGTCGCAGCGCGACGCCGACGAACACCACCAACAAGCGCTGCGGGAGACCGCGCGCAGCCGGTTCTCCGAGGTCGTGGAGTACTCCGGCGGGGAGCTGTCAGCCCTGGCGACCCGCGAAGAGGGCGAGCACCAAGCACGGTCACTGGTCACCTTGGCAGGGGACTGGATCGACCTCGCCCAGGCCCGTCGACACCACAGTGACCCCCCGATGCTCGAGCGCGCGCTCGGCGCCACGAACGCCGCGCGGGTCGAACGTGAACCCGGGCGCGGTTCGTTGTTGACGGTGCTGGCCGAGGCCGAGCTGGACGGACACGACCCGGAGGCCCTCCTGCAGGAGGTCGCCCGCCGCCGCGAGCTCGGCACCGCCGAGAACGTCTCCGACGTGCTGCGGTGGCGGATCGCGCACGCGCTGCCACAACGAGTCCCCGACGACCCTTCGGCCGCACAGCGACTCACTACCTGGACCGTCGACGGGGACGACACCGCGGCCCGTCAGCAGAACCGGCTCGCCCCGCTGATCACCTCCCGCCTACGCGAACTCGGCGAACAGGCCGCGGCCGAGCAGGCGGCATGGGCGGTCGAACACCTAGGCGCCGGACCGGACCCCGAGCAGGAGCCGCAGAGCTACGAGGACTGGGTACAGCGCGCCGGCGTCGCGGCCGGCTATCGGGAGTACGCCGGCCTCGCAGCCGAGTCGCTGACCCTGGGCCCGGCACCTGCCGCCGACGACGTACACGCCCGAGCCTGGTGGACCCGCGCCGTGGTCGCACTGGGCGGTGAGTCGGCGATGCCGCGGCACCATGCGCTGTCCGACGCCCAGCTCGCCGAGAAGATCCGCACCTGGGAACGCACCCGCGCCGTCGCGCCGGTCTACGCCGCCGACACCCTGGCCGCCGCACACACCCGGCTGCACGAGGCGCAGGTATTGGCGGTCCTTACCGGCGCACAGCGTGACAACACTCGAGCATCGGAGGTCGAGCGCGAGCTCAGCGGAGTCAGCGCCGAAGGAGCAGAGACGATGGTCCGTGTCGCCCGCGAGCAGGTCGCCGGCTGGTCGGCCGCCCACACCCGCCGCGCCGACTGGTACGCCGAGGTGCGCGAGGTCGCCGACGACGCGCGGTTCGCCGCCGAGGAACTACGGCGTCGGGGCCGTGACTGGCGCGTCGATCCCGAACCCGAGCAGCTGCCCCCGCACCGGGACCGAGGCGCCAGCACCGGGCCGGCTCCCGACGACGACGAGGCGACCGGTCGCGACGACGGACAGCAGCCCTCCGACCAGCGCGAGAGCCCTCCGACCACTGAGTCTTCCTGGGTCGGCGCGAACACTGCCGCCGCGGACCGGCGGGCGGCGCTACGCCGTGCTCGGCAGACGAGCCGAGTCCGCACCGAGCAGTCCCGAGATATAGCCGGGCGCGACGCGTCGCGTTCGACCACCCAGGCGCGTGCCGAGGAGGCGGCACGACGCGACCGTCATGATCGGGACCGCGACGCTCATCGAGACCAGTCTGAGGGGTTGGGTCAGGCTGACTGA
- a CDS encoding DNA-processing protein DprA, with protein sequence MWDDAERAALVALLRNRPKRMTYADVVAEVGPRESALDLWHTHNPAGLYGEAEELTAARRDIEAWQAAGLGFLTFLDDAYPEQFRAVHDLPPVLFHRGRLVSDEVSVSVVGSRTASERGLSIARSVALGLVERGVTVVSGLAKGIDAAAHTATLEAGGRAVAVIGTGINRYYPAENRKLQDAVAREGLLLSQFWPDAPPGKHTFPMRNSVMSGYGRATVVVEAGEYSGARIQARAGVAHGRPVILTELVVAANQWAQKLVGQPGVHVADSTATVMRIVEDIVKEPGKIDAFLAPAASGWG encoded by the coding sequence GTGTGGGATGACGCGGAACGTGCGGCGCTCGTTGCACTGCTGCGCAACCGCCCGAAGCGGATGACCTACGCCGACGTCGTCGCCGAGGTCGGCCCGCGTGAGAGTGCCCTCGACCTATGGCACACCCACAATCCCGCCGGTCTGTACGGCGAGGCGGAGGAGTTGACGGCAGCCCGCCGGGACATCGAGGCCTGGCAGGCCGCCGGTCTTGGGTTCCTGACCTTCCTCGACGACGCGTATCCGGAGCAGTTTCGCGCTGTCCACGACCTCCCGCCGGTGCTGTTCCACCGCGGCCGTCTGGTCAGCGACGAAGTGTCGGTGTCCGTCGTCGGCTCCCGGACCGCGTCTGAGCGCGGGCTGTCCATCGCACGGTCGGTAGCCCTGGGCCTGGTCGAGCGTGGTGTCACCGTCGTGTCCGGGCTGGCGAAGGGGATCGACGCCGCCGCACACACCGCCACGCTGGAGGCGGGCGGTCGCGCGGTCGCCGTCATCGGCACGGGGATCAACCGCTACTACCCGGCGGAGAACCGCAAGCTGCAGGACGCGGTCGCCCGCGAAGGGCTACTGCTGTCGCAGTTCTGGCCCGACGCCCCGCCCGGCAAGCACACCTTCCCGATGCGCAACTCCGTAATGTCCGGCTACGGTCGGGCGACGGTCGTCGTCGAGGCAGGCGAGTACAGCGGCGCGCGGATCCAGGCGCGCGCAGGAGTCGCCCACGGGCGTCCCGTCATCCTCACCGAACTGGTCGTCGCTGCCAACCAGTGGGCCCAGAAGCTGGTCGGCCAGCCGGGGGTGCACGTTGCCGACAGCACGGCGACGGTGATGCGCATTGTCGAGGACATCGTCAAGGAGCCCGGCAAGATCGACGCCTTCCTCGCCCCGGCGGCGTCGGGCTGGGGATGA
- a CDS encoding IS110 family transposase — translation MAQRPVIWIGIDVGKRTHHACAIDTDGKVVFSRKVSNDQAAIEALLARAAEAAQDVRWAIDLTCSYAALLQVVLTAADQQVVYVPGRVVDRMSGVFRGEAKTDARDAKVIAETARMRGADLTTVTATDETTAELARLVAHREDLMADWVRGVNRLRDLLGSIFPGLEAAFDYSTRSALVLVTGFQTPQALRDAGEAGVIEYLRAHRAWAPGIAAMAATAVEVAHAQTVALPSETRTAILVAGLARRLLELDREIKDTDKLITTVFRSHPDAAIIESLPGLGPILGAEFLTATHGGVGPELGGFTSPGRLASYAGLVPVPQDSGRISGNLRRPRRYNRRLRRVFYMAALSSLKVNGPSRAFYQRKRSERMLHTQALLALARRLVDVLWALLRDRRMFTITAPQPAIAA, via the coding sequence GTGGCGCAACGGCCAGTGATCTGGATCGGGATCGACGTCGGGAAGAGGACGCACCATGCGTGCGCGATCGATACCGACGGCAAGGTGGTGTTCTCCCGCAAGGTCAGCAACGACCAGGCCGCGATCGAGGCGTTGCTGGCCCGCGCTGCGGAAGCGGCCCAGGACGTGCGGTGGGCCATCGACCTGACCTGCAGCTATGCGGCGCTGCTGCAGGTGGTCCTCACCGCGGCCGACCAGCAGGTGGTCTATGTCCCCGGTCGGGTCGTCGACCGGATGAGCGGCGTGTTCCGGGGCGAGGCCAAGACCGACGCCCGTGACGCGAAGGTCATCGCCGAGACCGCCCGCATGCGCGGCGCCGACCTCACCACGGTCACCGCCACTGATGAGACCACTGCCGAACTGGCCCGGCTCGTGGCCCATCGCGAGGACCTGATGGCCGACTGGGTGCGCGGGGTCAACCGGCTGCGTGACCTGCTCGGGTCGATCTTTCCCGGTCTCGAGGCGGCATTCGACTATTCCACCCGCAGCGCTCTGGTGCTGGTCACCGGGTTCCAGACACCCCAGGCCCTCCGGGACGCCGGCGAGGCAGGGGTGATCGAGTACCTGCGTGCCCATCGGGCGTGGGCACCGGGTATTGCTGCGATGGCCGCCACCGCGGTCGAGGTCGCCCACGCCCAGACCGTGGCACTGCCCAGCGAGACGCGGACCGCGATCCTTGTTGCCGGCCTGGCCCGACGACTGCTGGAACTCGACCGGGAGATCAAGGACACCGACAAGCTGATCACCACCGTGTTCCGCTCCCACCCGGACGCGGCGATCATCGAGTCGCTGCCCGGTCTCGGACCCATCCTGGGCGCGGAGTTCCTCACCGCCACCCACGGCGGTGTCGGCCCTGAACTGGGCGGATTCACCTCTCCAGGGCGGCTGGCCTCCTACGCCGGACTCGTCCCGGTGCCCCAGGACTCCGGCCGGATCAGCGGGAACCTGCGTCGCCCACGACGCTACAACCGCCGCCTGCGGCGAGTGTTCTACATGGCCGCACTGTCCAGCCTCAAGGTCAATGGCCCGTCCCGGGCCTTCTACCAGCGCAAACGCAGCGAAAGAATGCTTCATACCCAGGCTCTGCTCGCCTTGGCCAGACGCCTGGTCGACGTCCTGTGGGCCCTGCTGCGTGACCGGAGGATGTTCACCATCACCGCACCACAACCCGCTATCGCGGCTTGA
- a CDS encoding phenylacetate--CoA ligase family protein, translating into MTTQVTVPGSEGAGRADEFWDPVRETMPPAEREKLILDRVQAQLRYAYTEIPFYRAHYERHGFHPDQVRSLADFTTRVPVVTKKMLVADQQANPPFGSYAGVDRADIARVHGSSGTSGAPTLYGISRTDWLRSEEVCKIALWSAGVRPRDIVQISFPFGLFLGGWGLLQACEFLGAGAFPVGSLMPTDQQLGQMLNLRIDALVATPSYALHLGRRAVELGLDMRSSALRTVIVAGEPGGSTPEVRDVISRDLGGPFVIDLGAGASSEMHPFYANVGCRHTPAGVHLVQDENYTEVVDRDDPNVAVPVGTSGAVVATHLWRESQPMIRFWLGDEGVLDDSPCACGRTYPRLPRGVYGRLDDMLLVRGANVYPSAVEAVLRDHEAGGSEYRIVVERRGDLDELRVELETDGTVADAARADLEARLKDRLMVRTGVRFVPEGTFEPQVFKARRVIDHRG; encoded by the coding sequence ATGACGACACAGGTCACCGTCCCCGGCAGCGAGGGTGCCGGCCGGGCCGACGAGTTCTGGGATCCCGTCCGGGAGACCATGCCGCCCGCCGAGCGGGAGAAGCTGATCCTCGACCGCGTGCAGGCGCAGCTCCGGTACGCATACACCGAGATCCCGTTCTACCGGGCTCACTACGAGCGGCACGGCTTCCATCCGGACCAGGTGCGGTCACTAGCGGACTTCACCACGAGGGTCCCGGTCGTCACCAAGAAGATGCTGGTCGCCGACCAGCAGGCGAATCCCCCGTTCGGCTCCTACGCAGGGGTCGACCGGGCCGACATCGCCCGCGTGCACGGCTCATCCGGGACGTCCGGGGCCCCCACGCTCTACGGGATATCCCGGACCGACTGGCTCCGCAGCGAAGAGGTCTGCAAGATCGCGCTCTGGTCCGCGGGGGTGCGCCCGCGCGACATCGTGCAAATCTCCTTCCCGTTCGGGCTGTTCCTCGGTGGCTGGGGGCTGCTGCAGGCCTGCGAGTTCCTCGGCGCGGGGGCCTTCCCGGTCGGCAGCCTGATGCCGACCGACCAGCAACTCGGCCAGATGCTCAACCTGCGGATCGACGCCCTCGTCGCCACCCCGTCCTACGCCCTGCACCTGGGCAGGCGTGCCGTCGAGCTGGGACTGGACATGCGCTCCTCCGCCCTGCGCACCGTGATCGTGGCGGGTGAGCCGGGTGGGAGTACGCCCGAGGTGCGGGACGTGATCTCGCGGGACCTCGGTGGCCCGTTCGTGATCGACCTGGGTGCAGGGGCCTCCTCGGAGATGCATCCCTTCTACGCGAACGTGGGATGCCGGCACACCCCCGCCGGCGTGCACCTCGTGCAGGACGAGAACTACACTGAGGTCGTCGACCGGGACGATCCCAACGTCGCGGTGCCGGTGGGAACCAGCGGCGCCGTCGTCGCCACCCACCTGTGGCGGGAGTCCCAGCCCATGATCCGGTTCTGGCTGGGCGACGAGGGGGTGCTGGACGACTCCCCGTGCGCCTGCGGACGCACCTACCCGCGGCTGCCGCGCGGGGTGTACGGACGGCTGGACGACATGCTGCTCGTCCGTGGAGCGAACGTGTACCCGAGCGCGGTCGAGGCCGTCCTGCGGGACCACGAGGCCGGTGGCAGCGAGTACCGGATCGTCGTCGAGCGCCGGGGCGATCTGGACGAGCTGCGGGTCGAGCTGGAGACCGACGGGACGGTCGCCGACGCCGCGCGAGCCGATCTGGAGGCACGGCTGAAGGACCGGCTGATGGTCCGGACCGGCGTGCGGTTCGTACCGGAGGGGACCTTCGAGCCTCAGGTCTTCAAGGCCCGGCGTGTGATCGACCATCGGGGGTGA
- a CDS encoding asparagine synthase-related protein, producing MSEAFCTEIGPWLRGAARPTIDMDAVALLFAPPALYSEFYPWQGASLAELPAGSPGREPGLGPAFRRAVARAVDDAAVIGVSFSGGMDSLAVLAEACRQARGRRVVAFTIDLVDDRGRLASDTATALITRLGLTCELQIVDTTDRRKVAWSPIGPRLDALPQLNAAVAHRAAAAGCEVLLSGDGADETLEVPGSPPPSCSPPAGRGPHCGISPTADAAAP from the coding sequence ATGAGCGAGGCGTTCTGCACCGAGATCGGGCCCTGGCTGCGCGGAGCCGCACGGCCGACCATCGACATGGACGCGGTGGCATTGCTGTTCGCGCCGCCCGCTCTTTACAGCGAGTTCTATCCGTGGCAGGGCGCCTCGCTCGCCGAGCTCCCTGCCGGTTCTCCCGGCCGGGAGCCGGGTCTGGGCCCGGCGTTTCGCCGTGCGGTCGCACGCGCGGTCGACGACGCGGCGGTGATCGGGGTGAGTTTCTCCGGCGGTATGGACAGCCTCGCGGTCCTGGCCGAGGCCTGTCGCCAGGCCCGCGGCCGCCGCGTCGTGGCGTTCACGATCGATCTCGTCGACGACCGCGGCCGCTTAGCCTCCGACACGGCCACCGCACTGATCACGCGACTCGGACTGACCTGCGAGCTGCAGATCGTGGACACCACCGACCGTAGGAAGGTGGCATGGTCGCCGATCGGGCCCCGACTCGACGCCCTGCCCCAGCTCAACGCCGCCGTCGCCCACCGCGCGGCCGCGGCCGGCTGCGAGGTTCTGCTGTCGGGCGACGGAGCTGACGAGACCCTCGAGGTGCCCGGTTCGCCACCACCGAGCTGCTCACCACCCGCGGGCCGCGGGCCGCACTGCGGTATCTCGCCGACCGCGGACGCGGCAGCGCCCTGA
- a CDS encoding DNA-processing protein DprA, whose product MTLTGARAATGYGTHVASDFAAELATAGHTVISGAGFGIDAAAHRGALAAHAPTVAVLNCGIDRSYPTAHENLLARIAQSGLLVSTQPPGTTPSRLRVLGRARVLAALGHATVVVEAAARSGTLQVAAAARELGRPVMAVPGPVTSVCSAGTHQLIRQRATLVTSGADVLAALAEHGRLAATSAAAWP is encoded by the coding sequence GTGACCCTGACCGGGGCCCGCGCCGCCACCGGCTACGGCACCCACGTGGCCTCCGACTTCGCCGCCGAGCTCGCCACCGCCGGGCACACGGTCATCTCCGGGGCCGGGTTCGGGATCGACGCTGCCGCACACCGCGGCGCCCTGGCCGCACACGCCCCGACCGTGGCCGTGCTGAACTGCGGCATCGACCGGAGCTACCCGACCGCGCACGAGAACCTCCTCGCACGGATCGCCCAGAGCGGGCTGCTCGTCTCCACGCAGCCACCCGGTACGACCCCCAGCCGTCTCCGGGTACTCGGCCGTGCGCGGGTGCTCGCCGCGCTCGGACACGCGACCGTGGTCGTCGAGGCCGCGGCCCGCTCCGGGACGCTGCAGGTCGCCGCCGCCGCACGGGAGCTCGGCCGCCCGGTCATGGCCGTGCCCGGCCCGGTCACCTCAGTGTGCTCGGCCGGGACCCACCAGCTGATCCGACAGCGAGCCACGCTGGTCACCAGCGGAGCCGACGTGCTCGCCGCGCTCGCCGAACACGGGCGCCTCGCCGCCACGAGCGCCGCGGCCTGGCCCTGA
- a CDS encoding phosphoribosyltransferase, with product MTEPHDPPPAERDRVARLVRDRVGAIFGTLQRGAGICEACAGPASAALCDTCAGHRRTFGVERLADHVVPLSYAVKGQQSGHHMHGYKGDRGSSADNLRDVKFLARGAAFLHRNCIIATVGRPWAAVTFVCSATRPGTQHPVSLLGDQVVIYDDPSVLKFQIKTGPSIEVDRRDGPLPDRFVIPDRWTDRVHGKHVLVVDDTWVAGRNSQSVSIALKDAGASEVTVVCVARWLDRYYDGHGALIDSLPDLFDPLLCPVTGGACPS from the coding sequence ATGACCGAACCGCACGACCCCCCGCCCGCCGAACGCGACCGCGTTGCACGACTCGTCAGAGACCGGGTGGGCGCGATCTTCGGGACACTGCAGCGCGGCGCGGGAATCTGTGAGGCGTGTGCTGGGCCCGCGTCGGCCGCGCTGTGCGATACGTGCGCTGGGCATAGGCGCACCTTCGGCGTCGAGCGTCTCGCCGACCACGTCGTGCCGCTGTCCTATGCGGTGAAGGGCCAGCAGTCCGGCCACCACATGCACGGATACAAGGGTGATCGTGGCTCGTCCGCCGACAACCTCCGCGACGTCAAGTTTCTGGCCCGGGGGGCGGCGTTCCTGCACCGCAATTGCATCATCGCAACGGTCGGACGTCCCTGGGCGGCCGTCACGTTCGTGTGTTCGGCGACCAGGCCCGGGACCCAGCACCCGGTGTCGCTGCTTGGCGACCAGGTCGTGATCTACGACGACCCGTCCGTCCTCAAGTTCCAGATCAAGACGGGGCCGAGTATCGAGGTCGATCGTCGCGACGGCCCGCTGCCGGACCGGTTTGTCATCCCGGACCGGTGGACGGACCGAGTTCACGGGAAGCACGTGCTGGTCGTCGACGACACGTGGGTGGCCGGTCGGAACTCGCAGTCCGTGTCTATTGCTCTGAAAGATGCGGGAGCGAGTGAGGTCACCGTCGTCTGCGTCGCGCGCTGGCTCGACCGCTACTACGACGGGCACGGCGCTCTGATCGACAGCCTTCCGGATCTGTTCGATCCGTTGCTCTGCCCGGTGACGGGTGGGGCCTGCCCGTCCTGA
- a CDS encoding TetR/AcrR family transcriptional regulator has product MATRRGPNRRSAERLELITRTASVEITKHGFDNLSVSDLAEAAGLSVGGMYRYITTKTDLLVMVCRSIYDGVREQLGEIAAGDGPHEEKLRAAIEVYLRECENRQAQIAMVYREYRRLPEDAQRFFMSREQAIADVFADLVRAGRAKGVFRPVDATVVATDIVFLGHMPSFKGWALRGEVTPQALRHEQVELVLRGLRQAG; this is encoded by the coding sequence ATGGCGACCAGGCGGGGGCCGAACCGACGCTCGGCGGAACGCCTCGAACTGATCACCAGGACTGCCTCGGTCGAGATCACGAAGCACGGTTTCGACAACCTGTCGGTCAGCGACCTGGCCGAGGCGGCCGGGCTGAGCGTCGGTGGCATGTACCGCTACATCACGACCAAGACCGACCTGCTGGTCATGGTCTGCCGGAGTATCTACGACGGGGTGCGCGAGCAGCTCGGCGAGATCGCCGCGGGCGACGGGCCACACGAGGAGAAGCTGCGCGCCGCGATCGAGGTCTACCTGCGCGAGTGCGAGAACCGGCAGGCGCAGATCGCGATGGTCTACCGGGAGTACCGCCGGCTGCCCGAGGACGCGCAGCGCTTCTTCATGTCTCGTGAGCAGGCGATCGCCGACGTGTTCGCCGACCTCGTCCGCGCCGGCCGAGCCAAGGGCGTGTTCCGCCCGGTCGACGCCACCGTGGTGGCGACAGACATCGTGTTCCTGGGGCACATGCCGTCGTTCAAGGGCTGGGCGCTGCGCGGCGAGGTGACCCCGCAGGCCCTACGCCACGAACAGGTCGAACTCGTCCTGCGGGGGTTGCGTCAGGCCGGGTAG